From Nitratidesulfovibrio vulgaris str. Hildenborough, a single genomic window includes:
- a CDS encoding L-threonylcarbamoyladenylate synthase: protein MSAELLTNIADAVRLLAGGGVLVYPTETFFGIGCDVRDARAVDAVFRAKRRQSGMALPVILGDASQLGMVTRGHGAVEAALARDFWPGPLSILCPALPELPDTLTGGTGRVAVRVSPHPAAMALALGLGAPLAASSANVSGRAAVVRVADLDRELLSGVDGVYDAPPQPAGGLPSTLVDVLTDGTLRILREGAVPRAALVSKGYEVVSPC, encoded by the coding sequence ATGTCTGCCGAACTGCTCACGAACATAGCCGACGCCGTACGACTTCTCGCGGGAGGCGGTGTCCTTGTCTACCCCACCGAGACGTTCTTCGGCATCGGGTGCGATGTGCGAGATGCGCGAGCGGTCGATGCCGTGTTCCGGGCGAAGCGGAGGCAGTCCGGGATGGCATTGCCCGTCATCCTCGGCGATGCCAGCCAGCTGGGCATGGTCACCCGAGGTCATGGCGCTGTCGAGGCTGCCCTTGCCCGCGATTTCTGGCCCGGCCCGCTTTCGATACTCTGTCCGGCGCTGCCGGAGTTGCCCGACACCTTGACAGGGGGAACGGGTCGCGTGGCGGTGCGTGTGTCGCCCCATCCTGCGGCCATGGCTCTCGCATTGGGCCTTGGCGCGCCTCTTGCCGCATCCAGTGCCAATGTCAGTGGCAGGGCGGCCGTGGTGCGTGTCGCCGACCTCGACCGTGAGCTTCTTTCTGGCGTCGACGGTGTGTATGATGCCCCGCCGCAGCCTGCCGGGGGATTGCCCTCGACGCTGGTCGATGTCCTGACCGACGGGACGCTCCGAATCCTGAGGGAAGGAGCGGTGCCGAGAGCGGCACTTGTCAGCAAAGGCTACGAGGTGGTCTCGCCCTGCTGA
- a CDS encoding glycosyltransferase family 9 protein encodes MATPQHSITPPKPAPCIIVHNGALGDFACAWPALHAIAQHHRIKRAGAPLYFYGHSERGQWLEKLGYLRCTPHVRRIIERLYAGIPTPEFARHNILWFCLHSPPSDAAPHVTPLPALTAGQDMHVTQALLHALHALGIQTDWDWRGAWRDAVGSWHGPDSRLVVLFPGAGHVMKRWAMQRFEHVACALAAEGWEPLWVMGPAERDGGMSPPVGHRVHMPQSYRELVDLLCRVRLVIGNDCGPMHLAAMSQVPTLTIFGPADHRRWAPDRKRLLRADMPCSPCTLTTRDIHCTHTTPDGIPACLDALDTGSVLQMARMQLEATAEA; translated from the coding sequence ATGGCTACCCCACAGCACTCGATAACGCCTCCCAAGCCAGCCCCGTGCATCATCGTTCACAACGGTGCCCTTGGAGATTTCGCCTGCGCATGGCCCGCACTTCACGCCATCGCCCAGCATCACAGAATAAAAAGAGCCGGAGCCCCTCTTTACTTCTACGGCCACAGCGAACGGGGGCAGTGGCTTGAAAAACTGGGCTATCTGCGCTGTACGCCTCATGTCAGGCGCATCATCGAACGACTCTATGCAGGCATTCCCACGCCTGAATTCGCCCGCCACAACATCCTATGGTTCTGCCTTCACTCCCCGCCCAGTGACGCGGCCCCCCACGTGACGCCCCTGCCCGCCCTCACTGCCGGGCAGGACATGCATGTCACGCAAGCCTTGCTGCATGCTCTACACGCCCTTGGCATCCAGACGGATTGGGACTGGCGAGGAGCATGGCGGGATGCCGTTGGGAGTTGGCACGGCCCGGATTCACGCCTTGTGGTGCTCTTTCCGGGCGCGGGGCATGTCATGAAAAGATGGGCCATGCAGCGTTTCGAACATGTTGCCTGTGCACTGGCGGCGGAAGGATGGGAGCCTCTATGGGTGATGGGCCCTGCGGAACGGGACGGGGGCATGTCGCCGCCCGTCGGGCACCGGGTGCACATGCCGCAGTCGTACCGGGAACTCGTCGACCTGCTTTGCCGGGTACGCCTTGTCATCGGCAACGACTGCGGCCCCATGCACCTTGCCGCCATGTCACAAGTCCCCACCCTGACCATCTTCGGCCCCGCCGACCACAGACGATGGGCCCCCGACAGGAAGAGACTGCTGCGGGCGGACATGCCCTGCTCACCCTGCACCCTCACCACGCGGGACATCCACTGCACGCACACGACACCGGACGGCATCCCGGCCTGTCTGGACGCTCTGGATACAGGCTCCGTACTACAGATGGCGCGCATGCAGCTGGAGGCTACCGCAGAAGCATGA
- a CDS encoding RNA recognition motif domain-containing protein: MSKTLYVGNLPFTAEQEDVRDLFAAHGEVVSVKLMFDRETGRPRGFGFVEMADADMRTAMEALDGYDFMGRNLRVNEAQERAPRAPRRAW; this comes from the coding sequence ATGTCGAAGACCCTCTATGTAGGCAATCTGCCTTTTACCGCTGAACAGGAAGACGTTCGTGACCTTTTCGCCGCCCACGGTGAAGTTGTTTCCGTGAAGCTGATGTTCGATCGTGAAACCGGTCGTCCCCGTGGCTTCGGCTTCGTTGAAATGGCTGACGCTGACATGCGTACCGCCATGGAAGCCCTCGACGGCTACGATTTCATGGGCCGCAACCTGCGCGTCAACGAAGCGCAGGAGCGTGCTCCCCGCGCCCCTCGTCGCGCGTGGTAG
- a CDS encoding glutamine synthetase III family protein yields MSGIQARLNAISAVTNYKPSTAPMNFSETKLTEFFGCNVFNEKVMRERLPKDVFKSLQKTIELGEKLDPSIADIVANTMKDWAIEKGATHFTHVFYPLTGLTAEKHDSFLTPDGKGGALAEFSGKMLIQGEPDASSFPSGGLRSTFEARGYTAWDVTSPAYILENPNGTFLCIPTAFLSWTGEALDKKTPLLRSMQALNTQAKRVLKLFGIETKLPVIAFAGPEQEYFLIDRNFAFSRPDLLIAGRSLFGARPPKGQEFEDQYFGVIPRRVLAFMMEVERELYKLGVPVKTRHNEVAPSQYEIAPIYETGNLATDHNQIIMTTLRSVAKRYGMLCLLHEKPFAGINGSGKHLNYSIGNAELGSLFDPGDTPHENAKFLVFCAAAIRALHKFGPMLRATVASASNDHRLGANEAPPAIMSMYLGEQLTDVFEQFKQGKVNGCKQKCVMNVGVDTLPPLPRDPGDRNRTSPFAFTGNRFEFRAVGSSMSIAGSQVALNTMMADSLDYIASELEKAIGGDASKLNEAVQSLLQKIMVEHEAIIFNGDGYSEAWHKEAERRGLPNLRTTPDALPMLTKPEVIELFTKYGVFSEAELRSREEIYLEQYCKTVKTEANLVIRMARTIIFPAAMRYQGELATTCANLKAAGHDYQMVTLEDVTAKLRSMQKAANELEKLLDHEAASVLEEARHMCDAILPAMNDVRKWADSLETIVADDLWSLPSYQEMLFIK; encoded by the coding sequence ATGAGTGGAATCCAGGCACGCCTCAACGCCATCTCGGCTGTCACCAACTACAAGCCGAGCACCGCCCCCATGAACTTCAGCGAGACGAAGCTCACCGAATTCTTCGGTTGCAACGTCTTCAATGAAAAGGTCATGCGGGAACGCCTGCCCAAGGACGTCTTCAAGTCGCTGCAGAAGACCATCGAACTCGGCGAGAAGCTCGACCCCTCCATAGCCGACATCGTGGCCAACACCATGAAGGACTGGGCCATCGAGAAGGGTGCGACGCACTTCACGCACGTTTTCTACCCCCTGACGGGCCTGACTGCGGAAAAGCACGACAGCTTCCTCACGCCTGACGGGAAAGGCGGCGCCCTCGCCGAATTCAGCGGCAAGATGCTCATTCAGGGTGAGCCCGACGCATCGAGCTTCCCTTCCGGCGGCTTGCGCAGCACGTTCGAAGCCCGCGGCTACACCGCATGGGACGTGACCAGCCCCGCCTACATCCTTGAGAATCCCAACGGCACGTTCCTGTGCATCCCCACGGCGTTCCTGTCATGGACGGGCGAAGCACTGGACAAGAAGACCCCCCTCCTGCGGTCCATGCAGGCCCTCAATACGCAGGCCAAGCGAGTCCTCAAGCTCTTCGGCATCGAGACCAAGCTGCCCGTGATCGCCTTCGCAGGCCCCGAGCAGGAATACTTCCTCATCGACCGCAACTTCGCCTTCTCCCGCCCCGACCTGCTCATCGCCGGGCGCAGCCTTTTCGGTGCCCGCCCCCCCAAGGGACAGGAGTTCGAAGACCAGTACTTCGGCGTCATCCCCCGCCGCGTGCTCGCCTTCATGATGGAAGTCGAACGCGAGCTGTACAAGTTGGGCGTGCCCGTGAAGACCCGCCACAACGAAGTGGCCCCCAGCCAGTACGAAATCGCCCCCATCTATGAAACGGGCAACCTCGCGACCGACCACAACCAGATCATCATGACCACGCTACGCAGCGTGGCAAAGCGCTACGGCATGCTCTGCCTGCTGCACGAAAAGCCTTTCGCGGGCATCAACGGTTCGGGCAAGCACCTCAACTACTCCATCGGCAACGCCGAATTGGGCAGCCTGTTCGATCCCGGCGACACCCCGCACGAGAACGCCAAGTTCCTCGTATTCTGCGCCGCCGCCATCCGCGCCCTGCACAAGTTCGGCCCGATGCTGCGAGCCACCGTGGCCTCCGCATCCAACGACCATCGTCTGGGAGCCAACGAGGCTCCGCCCGCCATCATGTCGATGTATCTCGGTGAACAGCTGACCGACGTCTTCGAACAGTTCAAGCAGGGCAAGGTCAACGGCTGCAAGCAGAAGTGCGTCATGAACGTGGGCGTCGACACGCTGCCCCCGCTCCCGCGCGACCCCGGCGACCGCAACCGCACCAGCCCCTTCGCCTTCACCGGCAACAGATTCGAATTCCGCGCGGTAGGCTCCAGCATGTCCATCGCCGGTTCGCAGGTGGCCCTCAACACCATGATGGCCGACTCGCTCGACTACATCGCCTCCGAGCTCGAGAAGGCCATCGGCGGCGATGCCAGCAAGCTCAACGAAGCCGTGCAGAGCCTTCTTCAGAAGATCATGGTCGAGCACGAAGCCATCATCTTCAACGGTGACGGCTACTCCGAAGCCTGGCACAAGGAGGCCGAACGTCGTGGCCTGCCCAACCTGCGCACCACCCCCGACGCCCTGCCTATGCTGACCAAGCCCGAGGTCATCGAACTGTTCACCAAGTACGGCGTATTCTCCGAAGCGGAACTCCGCTCGCGCGAAGAAATCTACCTCGAACAGTACTGCAAGACCGTCAAGACCGAAGCCAATCTGGTCATCCGCATGGCACGCACGATCATCTTCCCCGCAGCCATGCGCTATCAGGGTGAACTGGCTACCACCTGCGCCAACCTGAAGGCAGCCGGACACGACTACCAGATGGTGACGCTTGAAGATGTCACCGCGAAGCTGCGTTCCATGCAGAAGGCTGCCAACGAACTGGAGAAGCTGCTCGACCACGAGGCGGCAAGTGTTCTGGAAGAGGCGCGCCACATGTGCGACGCCATCCTCCCCGCCATGAACGATGTCCGCAAGTGGGCCGACTCGCTTGAGACCATCGTCGCCGACGACCTCTGGTCGCTGCCCAGCTACCAGGAAATGCTCTTCATCAAGTAA
- a CDS encoding OmpP1/FadL family transporter: protein MKRLCTLLLAAGLLLAAFTGSASAEGFALYEWGARGNALGGSMVGRADDPSAVAFNPAGITQLEGTHVMGGFSAIIPSSTVEINHGARSYEGEGAFNIWVPPHGYMTTQLSDNMWLGMGIYTRFGLGSEYDDSSWGGRYNIYNVGIQTVSFNPNLAFKLTDDLSAAIGVEVMGLKLDMKKKINPTGKANNAPGNNPAGDIDSDLEADSYGVGLTAGLHYRLNDQWAAGVSYKSQVKHKARGTNDFSNVPAGPLQGVYADCDVNGVVILPDMISFGVVYYPTPEWSIEAGATLTRWSLYDNLPIYHSAPFYNGAGAMVNSEKEWNDAWRYNVGVEYKATDWMDLRVGYVYDVSPVDDDHVDYLIPTQDRQLYSTGVGFHWDSYTVDLSYTYIVASEVEYSQRTSEGIFEGNSKGGRTHVLGLSVGYTF, encoded by the coding sequence ATGAAGCGACTTTGTACACTTCTTCTTGCCGCTGGCCTTCTGCTTGCGGCCTTTACGGGTTCGGCGTCCGCCGAGGGCTTTGCACTCTATGAGTGGGGGGCGCGTGGCAACGCGCTGGGTGGTTCCATGGTCGGTCGTGCTGACGACCCTTCGGCCGTGGCGTTCAACCCGGCGGGCATCACACAGCTTGAGGGTACCCATGTGATGGGCGGTTTCAGCGCCATCATCCCCAGCAGCACAGTCGAAATCAATCATGGCGCTAGAAGCTACGAAGGCGAGGGCGCCTTCAACATATGGGTTCCTCCGCACGGTTACATGACCACGCAACTCAGCGACAACATGTGGCTGGGTATGGGCATATACACCCGTTTCGGCCTTGGTTCGGAGTATGACGACTCAAGCTGGGGCGGGCGCTACAATATCTATAATGTCGGCATCCAGACCGTGTCGTTCAACCCCAACCTCGCCTTCAAGCTCACCGACGACCTGTCGGCAGCCATCGGTGTCGAGGTGATGGGGCTGAAGCTGGACATGAAGAAGAAGATCAATCCTACCGGCAAGGCCAACAACGCTCCCGGGAACAATCCTGCCGGAGACATCGATTCAGACCTTGAGGCCGACAGCTACGGGGTTGGCCTTACGGCGGGCCTGCATTATCGCCTCAACGACCAGTGGGCCGCGGGCGTGAGCTACAAGAGTCAGGTGAAGCACAAGGCGCGCGGCACCAATGACTTCAGCAATGTCCCTGCTGGACCGTTGCAGGGTGTCTATGCCGATTGCGATGTGAATGGTGTGGTCATCCTTCCTGACATGATTTCCTTCGGCGTCGTCTACTATCCCACTCCGGAGTGGAGCATCGAAGCCGGTGCCACACTCACGCGCTGGAGTCTCTATGACAACCTGCCCATCTACCATTCCGCGCCGTTCTATAACGGAGCTGGAGCGATGGTGAACAGCGAGAAGGAGTGGAACGACGCTTGGCGCTACAACGTGGGCGTGGAATACAAGGCCACCGACTGGATGGACCTGCGTGTTGGCTACGTCTATGACGTGTCGCCCGTCGATGACGACCATGTGGACTACCTCATCCCCACGCAGGACAGGCAACTGTACAGCACCGGTGTGGGCTTCCACTGGGATAGCTACACCGTCGACCTCTCGTACACCTACATCGTCGCCAGCGAAGTCGAGTACTCGCAACGCACATCGGAGGGCATCTTCGAGGGCAATTCCAAGGGTGGCCGGACGCATGTACTCGGCCTCTCGGTGGGATACACCTTCTAG
- a CDS encoding AAA family ATPase yields the protein MQYLEMLGLAQEPFSTSPDPLAYYRAPEHEHCLHRLEVSIRLKRGLNVVIGDVGTGKSTLSRCLLRALDGQEDIIPHLILDPGFESADEFARYICRLLADGPVPDTLPRRDCIEAIQNALFSLAVERGRIVLLCIDEGQKLAPDCLEVLRELLNYETNTEKLLQIVIFGQRELEEVIDGLPNFKDRINEYLVLRPLDRRETIRLVRHRLRLAGGPAGERLFTLGALLAVHRATRGYPRRIMRLCHQLVMTLLITNKPRITARSVRDFLQRDKALGPKRTPYLRLIGATGVAAALVALFVMRPAQVEQTLTTMTGPVFSNIRATLAPHPALSGTTGLTEGQHQALPNDAAPFVPKSEQNGRNTPQEARGMASDQPVASIESGTNGIDGLETATSASSVTPPERLGALVLPRGETMLRLLETVYGRAGGVLDKVLEANPGITNPNMLPTGTILTLPALPLTRGEAVNGLSLAVLSRHDSLETAYATYRSTANRQDLMVVPVWMPRNGLTFMVALEKRDATEKDVRTMTRSGKRDAAPFLLRNLPPETIIYRRIP from the coding sequence ATGCAGTACCTTGAAATGCTCGGCCTCGCGCAGGAACCCTTCTCGACTTCGCCCGACCCGCTGGCTTACTACCGCGCGCCGGAACATGAACACTGCCTGCACAGGCTCGAGGTCTCCATACGCCTGAAGCGCGGGCTCAATGTGGTCATCGGCGATGTGGGGACAGGCAAGAGCACACTTTCACGATGCCTGTTGCGGGCACTGGACGGGCAGGAAGACATCATTCCCCATCTCATCCTCGACCCCGGATTCGAATCGGCGGATGAGTTCGCACGGTACATATGCAGGTTGCTGGCGGATGGCCCCGTGCCCGACACCCTCCCCAGACGCGACTGCATCGAAGCCATCCAGAACGCGCTGTTCAGCCTTGCCGTGGAACGCGGGCGTATCGTGCTGCTCTGCATCGATGAAGGGCAGAAGCTGGCACCCGACTGCCTCGAAGTGCTGCGCGAGTTGCTCAACTACGAGACCAACACCGAGAAGCTGTTGCAGATCGTCATCTTCGGGCAACGCGAACTTGAAGAGGTCATCGACGGGCTGCCCAACTTCAAGGACCGCATCAACGAGTACCTCGTGCTGCGCCCTCTCGACAGACGGGAGACCATCCGACTTGTGCGGCACCGTCTGCGACTGGCAGGCGGCCCCGCCGGAGAACGGCTGTTCACCCTTGGTGCGCTGCTGGCGGTGCACAGGGCCACACGCGGTTATCCGCGACGCATCATGCGCCTTTGTCACCAGCTGGTGATGACGTTGCTCATCACCAACAAGCCGCGCATCACCGCCCGTAGCGTGCGCGACTTCCTGCAACGCGACAAGGCCCTTGGACCAAAACGTACGCCGTATCTTCGCTTGATTGGTGCGACAGGCGTCGCGGCGGCCCTCGTCGCACTCTTCGTGATGCGCCCCGCGCAGGTCGAACAGACGCTCACGACGATGACAGGACCGGTGTTCTCGAACATACGGGCGACGTTGGCCCCCCATCCGGCGCTGTCAGGCACGACAGGCCTCACTGAGGGACAGCACCAAGCCCTTCCGAACGATGCAGCCCCCTTTGTCCCGAAGAGCGAACAGAATGGACGGAACACGCCACAGGAGGCACGGGGCATGGCCTCCGACCAGCCTGTGGCATCGATCGAGTCAGGGACGAATGGTATCGACGGACTTGAGACAGCCACGTCGGCATCGTCGGTAACGCCCCCCGAAAGGTTGGGGGCGCTCGTCCTGCCACGGGGCGAGACCATGTTGCGTCTGCTGGAGACTGTCTATGGCCGGGCTGGCGGCGTACTCGACAAGGTTCTCGAAGCCAACCCCGGCATCACCAACCCGAACATGCTGCCCACAGGAACCATCCTCACCCTGCCCGCCTTGCCGCTCACACGTGGAGAGGCCGTGAACGGACTGAGTCTTGCCGTGCTCTCCAGACACGATTCCCTTGAAACTGCGTATGCCACCTACAGAAGCACTGCGAACAGACAGGACTTGATGGTCGTTCCGGTCTGGATGCCCCGGAACGGCCTCACATTCATGGTCGCGCTCGAAAAACGCGACGCCACAGAAAAGGATGTCCGGACCATGACCCGTAGCGGGAAACGAGATGCCGCCCCGTTCCTCCTGCGCAATCTCCCCCCAGAGACGATCATCTATCGACGCATTCCCTGA
- a CDS encoding type IV pilus twitching motility protein PilT — protein sequence MPAIDRFFEILHQRHGSDLHLSVGCVPMLRVHGRLERLDHPPLTDDMMRALLHEITPPAKLALFEECGDVDFSHAVPGIARYRANLFRQERGVGAAFREIPQHILSVDELGLPPLLQELAMLPKGLVLLTGPTGSGKSTTLAAMIDYANSHRRDHIITIEDPIEFVHTPRGCLINQREVGRDTRSFAAALRGALREDPDIILVGEMRDLETITLALEAAETGHLVLSTVHTISAAKTIDRIVEVFPSDTQAQIRTSLSETLQAVISQVLLRRTDKPGRVAALEIMLGVPAVRNLIRESKTFQIPSFLQTSKAQGMQTLDDDIMRLLSQGVISARDAATHAMDKQRFAAFAQRETATQQRPLSLQDDDDY from the coding sequence ATGCCCGCCATCGACAGGTTCTTCGAAATACTGCATCAGCGTCACGGGTCCGACCTGCACCTCTCGGTGGGGTGCGTTCCCATGTTGCGGGTACATGGCAGGCTTGAAAGGCTCGACCACCCGCCCCTCACAGACGACATGATGCGCGCCCTGCTGCACGAAATCACACCGCCCGCGAAACTGGCACTCTTCGAAGAATGCGGCGATGTGGACTTCAGCCATGCCGTCCCCGGCATCGCCCGCTACCGCGCCAACCTCTTCCGGCAGGAACGCGGCGTTGGCGCGGCCTTTCGCGAAATTCCGCAGCACATCCTCTCAGTCGATGAACTTGGGCTGCCACCGCTGCTTCAGGAACTCGCCATGCTCCCCAAGGGGCTTGTCCTGCTCACGGGGCCGACCGGCAGCGGCAAGTCGACGACGCTTGCGGCGATGATCGACTACGCCAACAGCCACCGCCGCGACCATATCATCACTATCGAAGACCCTATCGAATTCGTGCACACGCCACGCGGCTGCCTCATCAACCAGCGAGAAGTGGGGCGCGACACGCGCAGCTTCGCTGCCGCCCTCCGCGGTGCGTTACGCGAAGACCCCGACATCATCCTCGTTGGCGAAATGCGCGACCTCGAAACCATCACGCTCGCGCTTGAAGCCGCAGAGACCGGGCATCTCGTGCTCTCGACCGTGCACACCATCTCGGCCGCGAAGACCATCGACCGCATCGTGGAGGTCTTTCCCTCCGACACGCAGGCGCAGATACGGACAAGCCTCTCCGAGACGCTTCAGGCGGTCATCTCACAGGTGCTCTTGCGACGCACCGACAAACCGGGACGTGTGGCGGCACTGGAAATCATGCTGGGTGTTCCCGCCGTGCGCAACCTTATCCGCGAGAGCAAGACCTTCCAGATTCCGAGTTTCCTCCAGACGAGCAAGGCACAAGGGATGCAGACCCTCGACGACGACATCATGCGCCTTCTGTCACAGGGGGTCATCAGCGCGCGCGATGCCGCGACCCATGCCATGGACAAGCAGCGGTTCGCCGCTTTTGCTCAGCGTGAGACGGCAACCCAGCAACGTCCATTGAGCCTACAGGATGACGACGACTACTGA
- a CDS encoding prepilin peptidase, translating into MHQLPPELLPWFALVFGLVFGSFYNVCIHRYIAGESIVWPPSRCPKCETRLGIPDLVPVFSYLFLRGKCRHCGSHISVRYPVVELASGLLAFLLMHRYGLTWPFAVYYVFGSALLVASFIDFELFILPDPITLGGAVLAPPAAILLLDLPWQASLAGAVVGGGGFWLVAWLFRKLRGVEGMGLGDVKLMLLIGGLCGASALPLVTIIAGCAALGASLWFLARREKGTDAREVQIPFGPFLSLGAVMHMLYGPDIIHWWIALVTGRPF; encoded by the coding sequence ATGCACCAGCTACCCCCTGAACTATTGCCGTGGTTCGCTCTTGTGTTCGGTCTCGTGTTCGGCAGCTTCTATAATGTCTGCATCCATCGGTATATCGCGGGCGAATCCATAGTATGGCCTCCTTCACGGTGTCCCAAGTGCGAGACGCGTCTTGGCATACCAGACCTCGTGCCTGTATTCAGTTATCTTTTCCTGCGCGGAAAGTGCCGTCATTGCGGCAGTCACATCAGTGTGCGCTACCCCGTTGTCGAACTTGCATCGGGTCTGCTGGCCTTTCTTCTGATGCACCGCTACGGTCTCACATGGCCTTTTGCCGTGTACTATGTCTTTGGCAGTGCACTGCTGGTGGCTTCGTTCATCGACTTCGAACTCTTCATCCTGCCCGACCCCATCACGCTGGGCGGTGCCGTTCTCGCCCCGCCCGCCGCCATCCTGCTACTCGACCTGCCGTGGCAGGCGAGCCTTGCCGGGGCTGTCGTAGGCGGCGGCGGCTTCTGGCTGGTGGCTTGGCTGTTCCGCAAACTGCGCGGTGTCGAAGGCATGGGCCTCGGGGACGTGAAGCTCATGCTGCTCATCGGCGGGCTGTGCGGCGCGTCGGCGTTACCTCTCGTTACCATCATCGCGGGCTGTGCCGCGCTGGGGGCGAGTCTGTGGTTTCTCGCCCGACGCGAGAAGGGAACGGACGCGCGAGAGGTGCAGATTCCGTTCGGGCCCTTCCTCAGTCTTGGTGCGGTGATGCACATGCTCTATGGCCCGGACATCATCCACTGGTGGATAGCCCTTGTCACCGGACGGCCCTTCTAG
- a CDS encoding lytic transglycosylase domain-containing protein, translating into MLPFTTNEHLHVPRCCTVLYYAVTLRLRSLLRRFRQRSATGRQPLPALTAAFILLASTLPILPEETGRRGDSGRAGIAFAGEERVTIYKYVDEHGVVHLTNRPCGDGRYRVFGRFRVHDLVRTVGTRGIHSLADKYGKRHGLDPNLVEAVIAVESNYDPTAVSSAGAQGLMQIMPGTQKDLGVEAPFDPDANVEGGVRYLKSLMQRFGDTRLALAAYNAGPERVARCGGIPAIPETQNYVTKVMATYERLSRR; encoded by the coding sequence ATGCTGCCTTTCACGACCAACGAACATCTCCACGTGCCACGTTGCTGCACCGTCTTATACTACGCCGTAACCCTCCGGCTGCGAAGCCTTTTACGCCGCTTCAGGCAGCGCAGCGCTACCGGCCGGCAGCCCCTGCCCGCGCTGACTGCCGCTTTCATCCTGCTTGCAAGCACACTGCCCATCCTACCGGAAGAGACAGGACGGAGGGGAGACTCCGGACGGGCGGGCATCGCCTTCGCGGGTGAAGAGCGCGTCACCATCTATAAATACGTCGACGAACATGGTGTCGTCCACCTCACCAACAGGCCATGCGGCGACGGACGGTATCGCGTGTTCGGGCGTTTTCGCGTCCACGACCTCGTGCGCACCGTGGGCACCCGGGGCATTCACAGCCTTGCCGACAAGTACGGCAAACGCCATGGACTCGACCCCAACCTCGTCGAGGCGGTCATCGCCGTGGAATCGAACTACGACCCCACCGCCGTGTCATCCGCCGGGGCGCAGGGACTCATGCAAATCATGCCCGGTACGCAGAAGGACCTTGGGGTGGAGGCACCCTTCGACCCCGACGCCAACGTCGAGGGTGGCGTGCGCTATCTGAAGTCGCTCATGCAGCGCTTTGGCGATACGCGCCTCGCTCTCGCCGCCTATAACGCCGGACCCGAAAGAGTGGCACGTTGCGGAGGCATTCCCGCCATTCCGGAGACACAGAACTATGTCACCAAGGTCATGGCGACCTACGAACGCCTGAGTCGCCGCTGA
- a CDS encoding DUF4124 domain-containing protein, with protein MSRRNYVSLTGVAVLALAGLVIFARPAVSGKVYMWTDEAGVRHITDTPPPEQKSGVKELTANPAPAREAAPAPAASAAPGGASGSVWGGGPGAAGILPGLLSGQNPGGGAGNAPSGSAGGAGDAAKGLVPASVADDLVRSALQSAQEQARDGNLPGMAAPGDVMPGSPVAGTEAPARAPSAADEARLNELRTRLDALEKEKAAYDLQERRARSKGDGYAKQRARYRQSDVEKRIDEVQEQMRSLTPASE; from the coding sequence GTGAGTCGTCGCAATTATGTTTCCCTGACCGGAGTGGCGGTCCTTGCCCTCGCGGGGCTGGTCATCTTCGCGCGTCCGGCCGTTTCGGGCAAGGTCTACATGTGGACGGACGAGGCGGGAGTGCGTCACATCACCGACACGCCTCCGCCTGAACAGAAGAGTGGCGTGAAGGAACTCACCGCCAATCCTGCGCCTGCCCGCGAGGCTGCCCCGGCACCTGCTGCGTCAGCCGCCCCGGGAGGGGCATCGGGAAGCGTCTGGGGCGGTGGTCCGGGGGCCGCTGGCATTCTGCCCGGTCTGCTTTCGGGCCAGAATCCGGGCGGGGGGGCTGGCAATGCCCCTTCAGGCAGTGCCGGTGGGGCAGGCGATGCCGCCAAGGGGCTTGTGCCTGCCTCGGTTGCCGACGACCTTGTGCGGAGTGCCTTGCAATCGGCACAGGAGCAAGCCAGAGATGGCAATCTGCCCGGCATGGCTGCGCCGGGTGACGTCATGCCCGGTAGTCCGGTTGCGGGCACCGAAGCCCCCGCGCGTGCCCCTTCCGCAGCCGACGAAGCGCGTCTCAATGAACTGCGTACCCGCCTCGATGCGCTTGAGAAGGAAAAGGCCGCCTACGACCTGCAAGAACGCCGGGCGCGCAGCAAAGGCGACGGCTACGCCAAACAGCGGGCACGCTACCGCCAAAGCGACGTGGAAAAGCGCATCGATGAAGTGCAGGAGCAGATGCGGTCGCTCACCCCTGCCAGCGAGTGA